A region of uncultured Desulfobacter sp. DNA encodes the following proteins:
- the proS gene encoding proline--tRNA ligase, with protein MGKKVKTAITPTREEDYPQWYQEVVKASDMSENSPVRGCMVIKPWGYAIWENIQRQMDALFKETGVKNAYFPLFIPLSYLEKEAEHVEGFAKECAVVTHHKLEKGENGRLVPAGELAEPLIVRPTSETIIGESMSRWTSSYRDLPILLNQWANVVRWEMRTRMFLRTSEFLWQEGHTAHAAKEEAMERTLQMLEIYAKFVEERLAMPVIKGRKSESERFPGADDTTCIEAMMQDKRALQAGTSHFLGQNFAKSSNIKFQNEEGQEAFAWTTSWGTSTRMIGGMIMVHSDDDGLVVPPRIAPAHVVILPIVKKGADNSNVLESAEALKAALRKQIYHGLPVEVEIDSRDIGGARGWDWVKKGIPVRVELGLRDIENNSVFMARRDTGEKKGINRDDFVNTITDILDDIQDTLFQRAQTHREANTFSIDEKEKFYDLYTKAQGYNNGAFVLAHWCGSGACEEKIKQDLSVTIRCIPFDSPDEAGTCIYCGAKSERRVLFAKAY; from the coding sequence AGTGGTACCAGGAGGTGGTAAAAGCCTCGGACATGTCGGAAAATTCGCCGGTCCGCGGATGCATGGTGATTAAACCCTGGGGATATGCCATCTGGGAGAACATCCAGCGCCAGATGGATGCCCTGTTCAAGGAAACCGGGGTAAAAAACGCCTATTTCCCATTATTCATTCCGTTGAGTTACCTTGAAAAAGAGGCCGAACATGTGGAAGGCTTTGCCAAGGAGTGTGCCGTTGTCACCCATCACAAGCTGGAAAAAGGCGAAAACGGCCGCCTTGTACCGGCCGGGGAACTGGCCGAACCCCTGATTGTCCGCCCCACATCTGAAACCATTATCGGTGAGTCCATGTCCAGATGGACCTCTTCCTATCGTGATCTTCCCATTCTTCTGAACCAGTGGGCCAATGTGGTGCGCTGGGAAATGCGGACACGAATGTTTCTACGCACCAGTGAGTTTCTATGGCAGGAAGGGCATACGGCCCATGCCGCCAAAGAAGAGGCCATGGAACGTACCCTTCAGATGCTTGAAATTTATGCAAAATTTGTGGAAGAGCGACTGGCCATGCCGGTCATCAAGGGCCGCAAAAGTGAGTCCGAACGGTTCCCCGGTGCTGACGACACCACCTGCATTGAGGCCATGATGCAGGATAAAAGAGCGCTTCAGGCCGGAACCTCCCATTTCCTGGGACAGAATTTTGCCAAAAGCTCCAACATCAAATTCCAGAACGAAGAGGGTCAGGAAGCCTTTGCCTGGACCACCTCCTGGGGAACATCCACCCGGATGATCGGCGGCATGATCATGGTACATTCCGATGATGACGGCCTGGTTGTTCCGCCCCGCATTGCTCCTGCCCATGTGGTTATCCTGCCCATTGTCAAGAAAGGGGCTGACAATTCAAATGTTTTGGAAAGCGCTGAGGCGCTGAAAGCCGCCCTTAGAAAACAGATCTATCACGGCCTGCCCGTGGAAGTGGAGATCGACAGCCGGGACATCGGCGGAGCCAGGGGCTGGGACTGGGTGAAAAAAGGGATTCCGGTACGTGTGGAGCTGGGCCTCAGGGATATTGAAAACAACAGCGTTTTCATGGCCCGCAGGGATACCGGTGAGAAAAAAGGAATCAACAGGGATGACTTTGTCAATACAATTACCGACATCCTGGATGACATCCAGGACACCCTGTTCCAGCGTGCCCAAACCCATCGGGAAGCCAACACCTTTTCCATTGATGAAAAAGAGAAGTTCTACGATCTGTATACAAAAGCACAAGGATATAACAACGGCGCCTTCGTCCTGGCGCACTGGTGCGGATCAGGGGCGTGTGAAGAAAAAATAAAACAAGATCTGTCCGTGACCATTCGCTGTATTCCCTTTGACAGCCCCGATGAAGCGGGAACCTGTATTTACTGTGGCGCAAAAAGTGAGCGGCGGGTTCTGTTTGCCAAGGCTTATTAG
- a CDS encoding bifunctional (p)ppGpp synthetase/guanosine-3',5'-bis(diphosphate) 3'-pyrophosphohydrolase, with protein MIRITDILDKIYEYSPDADVSLIDRAYIYSARVHEGQVRLSGEPYLSHPLEVANILADMKLDMESISAALLHDVIEDTPATKEDITDMFGPGVAHIVEGVTKLSALHETTKVAQQAESLRKMILAMADDIRVVLIKLADRLHNMRTLKYHKKPEKQAAIAQETLDIYAPIAARLGIFWIKNELEEIAFFYTLREEHDRIMTLVNKAKHEQEEYIKEVSTLLHNKMQEMELPCQIKGRFKSFYSIYQKMLSQGLEFDEVYDIIAFRIILDTIPQCYAAMGAVHSMWKPIYYKIKDYIGNPKPNMYQSIHTTVIGPKGERVEIQIRTHEMDRVAESGIAAHWSYKEGTNIDENTGELFAWIRNLVENQENLKDPDEFLENVRIDLYPGEIYVFTPAGEIKTLPKKATPVDFAYRIHTEIGDQCTGARVNGKLVPLSHELRTGDTIEIITTKGHHPNRDWLNFVKTVKAKTKIRAYINAREKERSYSLGRELCEKIFRKRGQNFNALIKSGDIARVAEALGFKTVDDLIAHVGFGQMTALQVLKRAVPEFEKEADDADGSVVEKTTPRLSTERATGVIVKGLNDILVKFSKCCNPLPGDPIIGYITQGQGVAIHRKNCINVLKMSSERIIDVEWANGINESYPASICIKTDDRHGLLADIAAVISKAGINILNAHTETTDEGIGIFYFTIMVESSRQLKKVMSELRRVKTVNDVKRVITGDQ; from the coding sequence ATGATTCGAATAACCGACATATTGGATAAAATTTATGAATACAGTCCAGATGCGGATGTTTCGCTCATTGACCGGGCCTATATATATTCTGCCCGGGTCCATGAAGGACAGGTTAGGCTTTCCGGAGAACCATATCTGTCCCACCCCCTAGAGGTGGCCAACATTCTGGCAGACATGAAGCTGGATATGGAGAGTATTTCTGCAGCCCTGCTTCATGATGTGATAGAGGACACCCCTGCCACCAAAGAAGATATTACCGATATGTTTGGCCCCGGGGTGGCCCATATTGTGGAGGGTGTGACCAAGCTGTCCGCCCTGCATGAAACCACCAAGGTGGCCCAGCAGGCAGAGTCGTTGCGTAAAATGATTCTGGCCATGGCAGATGATATCCGGGTTGTACTGATCAAACTTGCAGACCGTCTGCACAACATGCGGACCCTGAAATACCATAAAAAACCTGAAAAACAGGCTGCCATCGCCCAGGAAACCCTGGATATCTATGCGCCCATTGCTGCGCGTCTGGGTATCTTCTGGATTAAAAATGAACTGGAAGAGATTGCCTTTTTTTACACCCTGCGAGAAGAGCATGATCGCATCATGACCCTGGTCAACAAGGCCAAACATGAGCAGGAGGAGTATATCAAAGAAGTCTCAACCTTATTGCATAATAAAATGCAGGAAATGGAGCTGCCCTGCCAGATCAAGGGGCGGTTTAAATCCTTTTATTCCATTTACCAAAAAATGTTATCCCAGGGTTTAGAGTTTGATGAGGTTTATGACATCATTGCCTTCCGAATTATCCTGGACACCATTCCCCAGTGCTATGCGGCCATGGGGGCGGTTCACTCCATGTGGAAACCCATCTATTATAAAATAAAGGATTATATAGGCAATCCCAAGCCCAATATGTACCAGTCCATCCACACCACAGTCATCGGCCCCAAGGGCGAGCGGGTGGAGATCCAGATCAGAACCCATGAAATGGACCGGGTAGCGGAATCCGGTATTGCCGCCCACTGGTCATATAAGGAAGGGACCAATATTGACGAAAACACCGGCGAATTGTTTGCCTGGATCCGGAATCTTGTGGAGAATCAGGAAAACCTTAAAGACCCGGATGAGTTCCTTGAGAATGTGCGTATAGACCTCTATCCCGGTGAGATTTACGTGTTTACGCCGGCAGGTGAGATTAAGACCCTTCCCAAAAAAGCCACTCCCGTTGACTTTGCGTACCGGATTCACACGGAGATTGGGGATCAGTGTACGGGTGCCAGGGTCAACGGCAAACTGGTACCGCTGTCCCATGAACTGCGTACCGGAGATACCATTGAAATTATAACCACCAAGGGACACCATCCCAACCGTGACTGGCTGAATTTTGTCAAAACAGTCAAGGCCAAGACAAAAATCAGGGCCTATATCAATGCCAGGGAAAAGGAGCGAAGCTACTCCCTGGGAAGGGAACTGTGCGAAAAAATATTCAGGAAGCGCGGCCAGAACTTCAATGCTCTGATCAAATCAGGTGATATCGCCAGAGTGGCTGAGGCATTGGGTTTCAAGACGGTTGACGACCTGATCGCCCATGTGGGATTCGGACAAATGACAGCGCTTCAGGTGCTGAAGCGTGCTGTGCCGGAGTTTGAAAAAGAAGCGGATGATGCCGATGGTTCAGTTGTTGAAAAAACAACTCCCCGGCTCTCCACCGAAAGGGCCACCGGCGTTATTGTAAAAGGCCTTAATGATATTCTGGTCAAGTTTTCAAAGTGCTGCAATCCTTTGCCCGGGGACCCCATAATCGGGTATATTACCCAGGGGCAGGGGGTTGCCATCCACCGGAAAAACTGCATTAATGTCTTAAAAATGAGCAGTGAAAGGATTATCGATGTTGAGTGGGCCAACGGTATTAATGAATCATACCCTGCGTCCATCTGCATCAAGACAGACGATCGCCATGGTCTTTTGGCCGACATTGCGGCGGTTATTTCAAAGGCCGGTATCAATATTTTAAACGCGCACACAGAAACAACGGACGAAGGTATCGGGATTTTTTATTTCACCATCATGGTGGAAAGTTCCAGGCAGCTTAAAAAAGTCATGTCAGAACTTCGGCGGGTTAAAACTGTCAACGATGTTAAACGGGTAATTACTGGAGATCAGTAA
- a CDS encoding PhoH family protein, producing the protein MKKIFILDTNVILHDSGCIHQFKDNDIYIPITVIEELDKFKKGNNVINCNARDFLRTLDALSSDTMLNGGAPIDNGEGRIAIRLDTALDPIIKNNFNEITPDIRILNIAYSIAKENGFTNVVFVTKDVNLRLKARSIGLKTENYNSQFVENISEMYTGMKVVNDISSRVLDELYQKPYETSTSSLGEDVTLFANENVILKNGSKSALAYFDGISQTVKLIQPRICYGIKPRNSEQTFALNAMLNPDISLVTISGKAGTGKTLLALAAALAKKQFYRQIFIARPVVPLSNKDLGFLPGDVASKLDPYMQPLYDNLSVIQNHFNENGSNGKNIKELIEEEKIVITPISYIRGRSIVRVFFIVDEAQNLTPHEVKTIITRAGEGTKIVFTGDIFQIDHPYLDTQTNGLAYIIEKMKGQNLYAHINLEKGERSELAELASKIL; encoded by the coding sequence ATGAAAAAAATCTTTATCCTGGATACCAACGTCATCCTACATGACAGCGGATGCATTCATCAATTCAAAGACAATGACATTTATATTCCCATCACGGTGATAGAGGAACTGGATAAATTCAAAAAGGGGAACAATGTCATCAACTGCAATGCCCGGGATTTTTTAAGAACCCTGGATGCATTGTCCAGTGATACGATGCTCAACGGCGGGGCACCCATTGATAATGGAGAGGGCCGCATTGCCATTCGCCTGGACACCGCCCTGGATCCCATAATTAAAAACAACTTTAACGAGATCACCCCGGATATCAGAATACTAAATATTGCCTATTCCATTGCCAAGGAAAATGGTTTTACAAATGTTGTTTTTGTGACCAAGGATGTGAACCTGCGCCTGAAAGCCAGATCCATCGGTTTAAAAACTGAAAATTACAACTCTCAGTTTGTTGAAAATATCTCCGAGATGTACACCGGAATGAAAGTGGTGAATGACATCAGCTCCCGGGTACTGGACGAACTCTACCAGAAGCCCTATGAAACAAGCACCTCAAGCCTTGGAGAGGATGTTACTCTCTTTGCCAATGAAAATGTGATATTAAAAAATGGATCAAAGTCCGCCCTGGCCTATTTTGACGGTATAAGCCAGACTGTGAAACTGATTCAGCCAAGAATTTGCTATGGCATCAAACCGCGTAACTCTGAGCAGACATTTGCCCTGAATGCCATGCTCAATCCGGATATATCCCTTGTCACCATTTCAGGTAAAGCCGGTACCGGAAAAACTCTGCTGGCCCTGGCAGCGGCCCTGGCCAAAAAGCAATTTTATCGCCAGATTTTCATAGCCCGGCCCGTGGTCCCGCTGAGCAACAAAGATTTAGGATTCCTACCCGGAGATGTGGCTTCCAAGCTGGACCCCTATATGCAACCCCTGTATGACAACCTCTCTGTCATCCAGAACCATTTTAATGAGAACGGGTCCAACGGAAAAAATATCAAAGAACTGATAGAAGAGGAAAAAATTGTTATCACCCCGATCTCATATATAAGGGGCAGATCCATTGTGCGGGTGTTCTTCATCGTGGATGAGGCCCAGAATCTGACACCCCATGAAGTAAAAACCATTATCACACGGGCAGGAGAGGGCACAAAAATTGTTTTTACAGGAGATATCTTTCAGATAGACCATCCATACCTTGATACCCAGACCAATGGCCTTGCCTATATCATTGAAAAAATGAAGGGTCAGAACCTTTACGCCCATATCAATCTTGAGAAGGGTGAGCGTTCCGAACTGGCGGAGCTGGCTTCCAAGATATTATAG
- the rpmB gene encoding 50S ribosomal protein L28 translates to MSKECAICGKKPMVGHNVSHAHNLNKRRFNPNLQRVRAVIKPGCVRKIDVCTSCIKAGKVTKAS, encoded by the coding sequence ATGTCAAAAGAATGTGCAATCTGCGGAAAAAAACCAATGGTTGGCCATAATGTCAGCCATGCCCATAACCTGAATAAAAGGCGCTTCAACCCTAATCTGCAGAGAGTTCGTGCGGTGATTAAGCCTGGTTGTGTCAGAAAAATTGATGTCTGCACATCCTGTATCAAAGCAGGAAAAGTCACCAAAGCCTCTTAG
- a CDS encoding outer membrane protein assembly factor BamD, whose product MWKTCKLKKILISGLVFLLLSGCALFEEENHQMNKTAQQLAAEGAASFMNEDYEDAVKAYTDLKDWYPFSKYAILAELKIADAHFHLEQYPEAIAAYENFEKMHPKNEAVPYIISQIAMCWFNQIDTIDRDATPAKNARAEFERLIRLFPDSDYSLEALAHVDACIDNIAGHELYVANFYNKTKKYKAALKRYQYIVENYAGTDQSQIALEKIPKVSGHIKAAESHKDIK is encoded by the coding sequence ATGTGGAAAACTTGTAAATTAAAAAAAATTCTCATTTCAGGACTGGTTTTTCTTTTATTGTCAGGGTGTGCCCTGTTTGAAGAAGAGAACCACCAGATGAATAAAACCGCCCAGCAGTTGGCTGCTGAAGGGGCTGCTTCATTCATGAATGAGGATTACGAGGATGCAGTCAAGGCGTATACGGACCTGAAAGACTGGTATCCGTTCAGTAAATATGCCATTCTGGCGGAGTTGAAGATTGCCGATGCCCATTTTCATCTTGAGCAGTACCCCGAAGCAATAGCCGCCTATGAAAATTTTGAAAAAATGCACCCCAAAAATGAGGCCGTTCCGTATATCATAAGCCAAATTGCCATGTGCTGGTTCAATCAGATAGACACCATAGACAGGGATGCAACACCTGCAAAAAATGCCAGGGCCGAGTTTGAACGGTTGATCCGGTTGTTCCCCGACAGTGATTACAGCCTGGAGGCCTTAGCGCATGTAGATGCCTGCATTGACAATATTGCCGGCCATGAGCTCTATGTTGCAAATTTTTATAACAAAACAAAAAAATACAAGGCTGCACTGAAACGCTACCAGTATATTGTGGAAAACTATGCAGGAACCGATCAAAGCCAGATCGCCCTTGAAAAAATCCCCAAGGTGTCTGGGCATATTAAAGCGGCCGAATCCCACAAAGATATAAAATAA
- the trxB gene encoding thioredoxin-disulfide reductase, which translates to MSEYDLVIIGAGPAGLTAGLYAARARMNVLLIEKSVPGGQILVTDWIENYPGFPEGISGFDLAEKIKEQALSLGLTIETADVKGLDLSGTTKEVILKEKRIKTKSLIIASGASPRKPGVGEDKFMGKGISFCATCDGPFFRDKVVVAVGGGDTAVQESIFLTKFAKKVYVVHRRDELRATKILQERAFSNDKIEFLWDSVVTGMDGFFSVEKVKVKNLKTGNESEIEANGCFIWIGILPNTEFIKGEVKTDETGFILVDSKMQTNVPGVFAIGDVRDTPLRQIATAVGDGAIAAVSAEHYVENL; encoded by the coding sequence ATGAGTGAGTATGATCTGGTGATCATCGGTGCCGGGCCGGCCGGTTTGACCGCAGGGCTTTATGCGGCCCGGGCTCGGATGAATGTTTTGCTGATTGAAAAATCTGTTCCCGGCGGTCAGATCCTTGTAACGGACTGGATTGAAAATTACCCTGGATTTCCCGAAGGCATTTCCGGTTTTGATCTGGCCGAAAAAATAAAAGAGCAGGCTCTATCCCTCGGGCTGACCATTGAAACCGCAGATGTTAAAGGGCTTGATCTTTCCGGGACGACCAAGGAAGTTATTCTCAAGGAGAAACGGATAAAAACCAAGTCCCTGATCATTGCCTCGGGAGCCTCTCCCAGAAAGCCAGGGGTGGGCGAAGACAAGTTCATGGGTAAAGGGATCTCCTTTTGTGCCACCTGTGACGGTCCTTTTTTCCGGGACAAAGTGGTGGTGGCGGTGGGTGGCGGAGATACCGCAGTCCAGGAGTCCATTTTTCTGACCAAGTTTGCTAAAAAAGTGTATGTGGTCCATCGCAGGGATGAACTGCGGGCCACCAAAATTCTTCAGGAAAGAGCTTTTTCCAACGACAAAATTGAATTCCTCTGGGACAGCGTTGTTACGGGTATGGATGGATTTTTCAGCGTTGAAAAAGTTAAAGTAAAAAATTTAAAAACCGGCAACGAATCCGAAATTGAGGCCAACGGCTGCTTTATTTGGATCGGTATTCTGCCCAACACTGAATTCATAAAAGGTGAAGTGAAAACCGATGAAACCGGTTTTATCCTTGTGGATTCCAAAATGCAGACAAATGTGCCTGGTGTGTTCGCCATAGGAGATGTCAGGGATACACCTTTGCGCCAAATTGCAACGGCTGTGGGAGATGGTGCTATAGCTGCAGTCAGTGCTGAGCATTATGTGGAAAACTTGTAA
- the trxA gene encoding thioredoxin: MAENIIELNDEDFDELLKTSDKPVMVDFWAPWCGPCKAIGPTVEALAGEFGDKITFAKVNVDDNPISPSKHNVQAIPTLIFFKAGKVVNQITGMVPKEKLEEAIKSVL; this comes from the coding sequence ATGGCGGAAAATATTATTGAGCTCAATGATGAAGACTTTGACGAACTTTTAAAAACGTCTGACAAGCCGGTTATGGTGGATTTTTGGGCACCCTGGTGCGGTCCGTGCAAAGCCATTGGTCCTACTGTCGAAGCACTGGCCGGTGAATTTGGTGATAAAATCACCTTTGCCAAGGTTAACGTGGACGATAACCCCATAAGTCCCAGTAAACACAATGTACAGGCTATTCCAACCCTGATTTTCTTCAAGGCTGGAAAGGTTGTTAATCAGATTACCGGCATGGTGCCAAAGGAAAAACTTGAAGAGGCAATCAAGAGCGTTCTTTAA
- a CDS encoding rubrerythrin translates to MASLKGTKTEKNLLTAFAGESQARMRYTYFASQAKKDGYVQISDIFSETADQEKEHAKRFFKFLEGGDLEITATFPAGVIGTTLENLKAAAAGENEEWSHMYPEFAAIAREEGFDAIAMVFEMVSVAEKQHEKRYNDMAANIEAGTVFKKNAPVTWRCRNCGYLHEGTEAPEMCPACAHPQAHFEVLGENW, encoded by the coding sequence ATGGCAAGTTTAAAAGGGACCAAAACAGAAAAAAATCTGCTTACCGCCTTTGCCGGTGAATCCCAGGCAAGAATGCGCTATACCTATTTTGCAAGCCAGGCTAAAAAGGACGGATATGTCCAGATTTCAGATATTTTTTCCGAAACTGCCGACCAGGAAAAAGAGCATGCAAAACGCTTTTTTAAATTTCTTGAAGGCGGAGATCTCGAGATTACGGCCACCTTTCCTGCCGGTGTCATTGGCACAACACTGGAAAACCTGAAAGCGGCTGCGGCCGGAGAAAATGAGGAGTGGTCCCATATGTATCCGGAATTCGCCGCCATTGCCAGAGAGGAGGGCTTTGATGCCATTGCCATGGTTTTCGAGATGGTATCTGTTGCTGAAAAACAGCATGAAAAAAGATACAACGACATGGCTGCCAATATTGAAGCGGGTACGGTTTTCAAAAAAAATGCCCCGGTGACTTGGCGGTGTCGCAACTGCGGTTATCTGCATGAAGGAACTGAAGCCCCGGAAATGTGTCCGGCCTGCGCCCATCCCCAGGCTCATTTTGAAGTTCTTGGCGAAAACTGGTAA
- the aroB gene encoding 3-dehydroquinate synthase, which produces MIKTFTVEGRQGTSAIHVGASLSSVGDFLPDQGSVVIVTDENILKLYGSSFPAGHVITIGTGEKVKVLSTVEYILREMISAGCDRSSFLLAIGGGIVCDIAGFVASVFLRGIRFGFVSTSLLSQVDASVGGKNGVNLDAFKNMVGVFNQPQFVLCDIDMLSTLPKNEISNGFAEIVKHGLIKDLSLLEFIENNREKALALDRETVFRMVADSVEIKSRVVQADEREAGERRKLNYGHTIGHAFEKLNPCGHGRAVAAGMVAAAVYSRQKGYINQGDVDRIKNLLLGLGLPVVFDFPGEEIIKAASRDKKKQGNNLFFVFLEQIGQARVENISYDDLNGFIRGYFA; this is translated from the coding sequence ATGATTAAAACGTTTACAGTTGAAGGCCGGCAGGGAACATCTGCCATCCATGTGGGAGCATCCCTGTCCAGCGTAGGAGATTTCCTGCCGGATCAGGGATCTGTGGTTATTGTGACCGATGAAAACATTCTCAAACTCTACGGGTCCTCATTCCCTGCCGGTCATGTGATCACCATCGGTACCGGAGAAAAGGTAAAAGTCCTGTCTACGGTGGAATATATTCTGCGGGAAATGATTTCGGCCGGATGTGACAGGTCAAGTTTTCTGCTGGCCATCGGTGGCGGGATTGTCTGTGACATTGCCGGATTTGTGGCATCTGTTTTTCTTCGGGGAATTCGTTTCGGCTTTGTCTCCACCTCTCTTCTTTCCCAGGTAGATGCCAGTGTCGGAGGCAAAAACGGCGTCAATCTGGATGCCTTTAAAAATATGGTGGGGGTTTTCAATCAGCCCCAATTTGTTTTGTGTGACATCGACATGCTGTCCACCCTGCCGAAAAATGAAATCTCAAACGGCTTTGCCGAAATTGTCAAACATGGGCTGATCAAGGACCTGTCTCTACTGGAGTTTATCGAAAACAACCGGGAAAAAGCCCTGGCTCTGGACCGTGAAACGGTTTTCCGAATGGTGGCGGATTCGGTGGAAATTAAATCCCGTGTGGTCCAGGCCGATGAACGGGAAGCCGGGGAGCGCCGCAAGCTTAACTACGGACACACCATCGGGCATGCGTTTGAAAAGCTGAACCCTTGCGGCCATGGCCGTGCCGTTGCCGCAGGCATGGTGGCTGCCGCCGTGTATTCCCGACAAAAAGGATACATAAATCAGGGGGATGTAGACCGGATCAAAAATTTGCTCTTGGGACTTGGGCTGCCTGTTGTCTTTGATTTTCCCGGGGAAGAGATCATTAAAGCGGCATCCAGGGATAAGAAAAAACAAGGTAATAATCTATTTTTTGTCTTTCTTGAGCAGATTGGACAGGCCAGAGTGGAGAATATCAGTTATGATGACCTCAACGGTTTTATTCGTGGATATTTTGCCTGA
- a CDS encoding response regulator transcription factor, protein MQVKVLIADDHAIIREGLKTLLENRGIQVMDIAKNGREAVEKAIKLKPDIVMMDIAMPDLNGVDATAKIREEVPHTRVIALSMHSSKKIIDKMFDSGASGYILKESAFDEIYDAIQEVLRTNFYLTPSIARMYAEGQDMDPGTWEAPPQFNNVSRKEREVLQLIAEGQKTRDIAETLGVSIKTVETHRRNIMKKLNIFSVAGLTKYAILEGIITLE, encoded by the coding sequence ATGCAGGTAAAAGTCCTTATAGCAGACGACCATGCCATCATCCGGGAGGGCTTAAAAACTCTTCTGGAAAACAGAGGCATACAGGTCATGGATATTGCAAAAAATGGCAGAGAGGCTGTTGAAAAAGCAATCAAACTGAAGCCAGATATTGTGATGATGGATATTGCCATGCCGGACTTAAATGGAGTGGACGCCACAGCCAAAATCAGGGAGGAGGTACCTCATACCCGGGTGATTGCTTTGTCCATGCATTCAAGTAAAAAGATTATTGACAAAATGTTTGATTCGGGTGCGTCCGGGTATATTCTCAAAGAGTCTGCCTTTGATGAAATCTATGATGCCATCCAAGAGGTACTCCGAACAAACTTCTACCTGACGCCGTCCATTGCAAGAATGTATGCCGAAGGACAGGACATGGATCCCGGCACATGGGAGGCACCGCCCCAATTTAATAATGTTTCCCGAAAGGAACGGGAGGTTCTTCAGTTGATTGCCGAGGGTCAGAAAACCAGAGACATTGCCGAGACTTTGGGGGTCAGCATTAAGACTGTGGAAACCCATCGAAGAAACATCATGAAAAAACTCAATATTTTTTCAGTGGCCGGATTAACCAAGTATGCCATCCTTGAAGGCATCATCACCCTGGAATAG
- a CDS encoding response regulator, with amino-acid sequence MEHITTATQFEKTDAVEALANGIAHDVNNLLTAIKGHASLMLNNINPTDPLYSHVIEILSCVTKGSDLANQLLGFAMADEVYLTRMDANRLVRSVMETLKLKGPRIILDVSLDAKPLIIKGDSEKIKQVVTAIVNNALQAMPEGGKLSVRTEAAAILNGTADTFGLESGFFCKITISDTGIGMDGETLEKIFKPFYSHDHNRFPEKKGLGLTFAKKIVKHHNGVIDVWSSLNVGSSFSIILPLAEHKHLNDMPLTQEELMLGHESVLLVDDEQRILNVGRTICKALGYTVFTADSGEKALKIYQEKKNDINVVVLDMIMPGMDGLDVFMALKKLNPEIKVLLSTGYAIDENAQEMLRQGCKGYILKPYSVVDFSHKLREILG; translated from the coding sequence ATGGAACATATTACAACTGCAACCCAGTTTGAAAAAACAGATGCCGTGGAGGCACTTGCCAACGGCATTGCCCATGATGTCAACAATCTGCTGACCGCCATCAAGGGGCACGCCTCCTTAATGCTGAATAATATTAATCCCACCGACCCTCTCTACAGCCATGTTATTGAAATTTTGTCCTGCGTGACCAAGGGCTCCGATCTTGCCAACCAGCTGCTCGGCTTTGCCATGGCCGATGAGGTTTATTTAACACGCATGGATGCCAACAGGCTGGTACGGTCTGTGATGGAGACCCTTAAGCTGAAAGGGCCCCGGATAATCCTGGATGTCAGCCTTGATGCCAAACCGTTAATCATTAAAGGCGATTCTGAAAAAATCAAACAGGTGGTTACGGCGATTGTCAATAATGCGTTGCAGGCCATGCCCGAAGGCGGCAAGCTTTCTGTGCGCACAGAGGCGGCCGCAATTCTAAATGGTACAGCAGACACCTTTGGACTGGAATCCGGGTTCTTTTGTAAAATCACCATATCCGATACCGGCATCGGCATGGACGGCGAAACCCTGGAAAAAATTTTTAAACCCTTTTATTCCCATGATCATAACCGATTCCCGGAAAAAAAGGGGCTGGGTCTTACCTTTGCCAAAAAAATCGTAAAACATCACAACGGCGTTATTGATGTCTGGAGCTCCTTAAATGTCGGCTCCTCTTTTTCCATTATTCTGCCCTTGGCAGAGCACAAACATCTGAATGACATGCCTTTGACCCAGGAAGAATTGATGCTGGGCCATGAATCCGTGCTTCTGGTTGATGATGAACAGCGCATTCTCAACGTTGGGCGAACTATCTGCAAGGCCCTGGGCTATACGGTTTTCACAGCCGATTCCGGTGAGAAAGCTTTAAAAATATACCAGGAAAAAAAGAACGATATCAATGTTGTGGTGCTGGATATGATTATGCCGGGTATGGATGGACTGGACGTATTTATGGCGTTGAAAAAACTTAACCCTGAAATTAAGGTTCTGCTTTCCACAGGATATGCCATTGATGAAAATGCCCAGGAAATGCTCAGGCAGGGTTGCAAAGGATATATTCTTAAACCCTATTCCGTGGTGGATTTTTCACATAAGTTAAGGGAGATCCTTGGCTGA